The following proteins come from a genomic window of Mariniflexile sp. TRM1-10:
- a CDS encoding RluA family pseudouridine synthase: MEDYTPEFLEDESDLYEHHAFDVEKGQKPLRIDKYLMNFVENATRNKIQAAAKNGSIFVNGVPVKSNYKVKPFDKIRVLFTHPPHENLLVGEDIPLDIVYEDDELLVVNKPAGMVVHPGHGNYSGTLINALIYRFENLPNNSSERPGLVHRIDKDTSGLLVIAKTEQAMTHLSLQFAEKTSEREYVAIVWGNIEEEEGTIEGNIGRHPKNRLQNTVYLGDDADKGKPAVTHYKVIERLGYVTLVSCKLETGRTHQIRVHMKHIGHTLFNDERYGGEKVLKGTTFTKYKQFVDNCFKVLPRQALHAKTLGFVHPKTGKFMSFDTPIPDDMVQCIEKWRTYSKHQGAEE; this comes from the coding sequence ATGGAAGATTATACCCCAGAATTTTTAGAAGATGAAAGTGACCTTTACGAGCATCATGCTTTTGATGTGGAAAAAGGGCAGAAGCCACTGCGAATTGATAAATACTTAATGAATTTTGTTGAAAACGCCACTCGTAACAAAATTCAAGCTGCTGCCAAAAACGGAAGTATTTTTGTGAACGGAGTTCCCGTAAAATCAAATTACAAAGTAAAACCTTTCGATAAAATTAGGGTGTTATTTACGCATCCACCTCACGAAAATTTGTTGGTTGGTGAAGATATTCCACTTGACATCGTTTATGAAGACGATGAGCTATTGGTTGTAAACAAACCAGCAGGTATGGTAGTACATCCTGGGCATGGAAATTATTCGGGGACGCTTATAAATGCATTGATTTATAGGTTTGAAAACTTGCCAAACAATTCAAGTGAACGCCCCGGTTTGGTACATAGAATAGATAAAGATACCAGTGGACTTTTAGTTATAGCAAAAACCGAACAAGCGATGACACATTTGTCATTGCAATTTGCTGAAAAGACCAGTGAACGTGAATATGTTGCCATTGTTTGGGGAAATATTGAAGAAGAGGAAGGCACGATTGAAGGCAATATTGGGCGTCATCCTAAAAACCGATTACAAAATACAGTCTATCTTGGTGATGATGCCGATAAAGGAAAGCCTGCTGTGACGCATTATAAAGTCATAGAGCGTTTGGGTTATGTCACTTTGGTGTCATGCAAACTCGAAACAGGACGTACACACCAAATCCGTGTTCATATGAAACACATAGGGCATACCTTGTTTAACGATGAACGTTATGGTGGGGAAAAAGTATTAAAAGGCACGACGTTTACCAAATACAAACAGTTTGTGGATAATTGCTTTAAAGTGTTGCCAAGACAAGCGCTACATGCAAAAACATTGGGGTTTGTACATCCAAAAACAGGTAAATTTATGAGTTTTGATACGCCAATTCCAGACGATATGGTACAATGTATTGAAAAATGGCGTACTTATTCAAAACACCAAGGCGCAGAAGAATAA
- a CDS encoding cbb3-type cytochrome c oxidase N-terminal domain-containing protein, translating into MRNLIPSWIRVPIVFFIIFGLTEYVIDSGEKPAFIKYPAVLLFLFLVLLILIAIEAIVSALENVMLYKLDEEAKARFLAEKESVYKFTWLKNTYKKLLGSKPIEEESEIILDHNYDGIKELDNALPPWWLYGFYISIIFGAVYLLRYHVFNGANQYDELETELADAQTAIEAYKKTAKDLVDANTVTLLTDTADLSAGKTIFETNCIACHMADGGGGIGPNLTDQHWILGGDIKSVFHTISEGGRSGKGMIAWKAQLKPLEMAQVASYVLAFQGTTPANPKEPEGDLWGENTLETPAETATDSIQAVTNQ; encoded by the coding sequence ATGAGAAACTTAATACCATCTTGGATACGCGTTCCTATTGTATTCTTCATCATCTTCGGATTAACAGAATATGTTATCGATTCAGGTGAAAAACCTGCATTTATAAAATACCCTGCCGTATTGCTATTCCTTTTTCTGGTACTGCTTATCCTTATTGCTATTGAAGCCATAGTTAGTGCTTTAGAAAATGTGATGCTCTATAAGCTAGATGAAGAAGCAAAAGCACGCTTTTTGGCCGAAAAAGAAAGCGTTTATAAATTTACGTGGCTAAAAAACACTTATAAAAAGCTTTTAGGTTCTAAACCTATTGAAGAAGAAAGCGAAATTATCTTAGACCACAATTACGATGGTATAAAAGAGCTAGACAATGCTTTACCGCCATGGTGGCTGTATGGCTTTTACATATCTATTATATTTGGAGCCGTATATTTGTTAAGATACCATGTATTTAATGGGGCCAACCAGTACGATGAACTAGAAACCGAATTAGCTGATGCACAAACTGCCATTGAAGCCTACAAAAAAACGGCTAAAGATTTGGTAGATGCCAATACCGTAACTTTACTTACCGATACTGCCGATTTAAGTGCAGGCAAAACCATTTTCGAAACCAATTGTATTGCTTGTCACATGGCAGATGGCGGAGGTGGTATTGGTCCAAACCTAACCGACCAACATTGGATTTTAGGTGGTGACATTAAAAGTGTATTTCATACCATTTCTGAAGGCGGACGTTCCGGCAAAGGGATGATTGCTTGGAAAGCACAACTAAAACCACTTGAAATGGCACAAGTTGCCAGCTATGTTTTAGCATTTCAAGGCACTACGCCTGCCAATCCAAAAGAACCAGAAGGCGACCTTTGGGGAGAAAACACTTTAGAAACCCCTGCTGAAACGGCAACAGATTCAATACAAGCAGTGACTAATCAATAA
- the hemN gene encoding oxygen-independent coproporphyrinogen III oxidase, whose product MLSSLVNKYNIAGPRYTSYPTVPYWNQNTFSLKNWKTSLIKSFKESNAKEGISLYIHLPYCESLCTFCGCNKRITKQHGVERPYIDAVLKEWQLYLELFDEKPIIKELHLGGGTPTFFSPENLTLLIKGILKTALVADGHEFSFEGHPNNTTRAHLEALYSVGFRRVSYGVQDYNETVQKAIHRMQPFENVKRATEMARDVGYTSVGHDIIFGLPFQTLEHVRETILKTKALLPDRLAFYSYAHVPWIKGNGQRGFNDSDLPSADLKRQQYELGKQLLAEVGYHEIGMDHFALQTDSLYKSMQNGDLHRNFMGYTPSKTQAMIGLGVSAISDSWYGFSQNEKGIEAYYHLLNENILPVYRGHILNEEDLVIRKHILNLMCQFKTTWSGHSLYFKELPEVLIKLKEMENDGLLNIGSNTIEVTKKGQPFVRNICMAFDLLLQRKQPDTQLFSMTV is encoded by the coding sequence ATGTTAAGTTCATTAGTAAATAAATATAATATTGCGGGGCCTCGTTATACAAGCTATCCAACAGTTCCATATTGGAATCAGAATACATTTTCTTTAAAAAATTGGAAAACTTCGTTGATAAAATCTTTTAAGGAAAGTAATGCCAAAGAAGGCATAAGTTTGTATATTCATTTGCCTTACTGCGAAAGCTTATGCACGTTTTGTGGATGCAATAAGCGTATAACCAAGCAACACGGTGTAGAAAGACCTTATATAGATGCGGTTTTAAAAGAATGGCAACTATATTTAGAATTGTTTGATGAAAAACCAATAATTAAAGAGTTGCACCTTGGTGGCGGTACCCCCACTTTTTTTAGTCCAGAAAATTTAACCCTACTTATAAAAGGCATTTTAAAAACCGCTCTAGTTGCCGATGGACATGAGTTTAGTTTTGAAGGACACCCAAACAATACGACAAGAGCACATTTAGAAGCGCTTTACAGTGTAGGTTTTAGACGGGTAAGTTATGGTGTGCAAGATTATAACGAAACGGTGCAAAAAGCCATTCATAGAATGCAACCTTTTGAAAACGTAAAACGTGCTACGGAAATGGCAAGAGACGTAGGATACACATCTGTTGGCCATGATATTATTTTCGGTTTGCCATTTCAAACGTTAGAGCATGTAAGGGAAACTATTTTAAAAACCAAGGCTTTGTTGCCCGATAGGTTGGCTTTTTATAGCTATGCCCATGTGCCTTGGATAAAAGGAAATGGACAACGTGGGTTTAATGATTCCGATTTACCATCGGCAGATTTAAAAAGACAGCAATATGAGTTAGGTAAGCAATTGCTTGCCGAAGTCGGCTATCACGAAATTGGTATGGATCATTTTGCATTGCAAACCGATTCACTTTATAAATCGATGCAAAATGGCGATTTACATAGAAATTTTATGGGTTATACTCCATCAAAAACCCAAGCTATGATTGGTTTGGGCGTATCAGCCATAAGTGATAGTTGGTATGGGTTTTCCCAAAATGAAAAAGGCATTGAAGCTTATTACCATTTGTTAAACGAAAATATTTTGCCGGTTTACAGAGGGCATATTTTAAATGAAGAGGATTTGGTTATTCGAAAACATATACTTAACTTGATGTGCCAGTTTAAAACAACATGGTCTGGTCATTCACTTTATTTTAAAGAACTTCCCGAAGTCCTTATTAAATTAAAGGAAATGGAAAACGACGGATTACTCAATATCGGTTCAAATACTATTGAGGTTACTAAAAAAGGCCAACCATTTGTTAGAAACATTTGTATGGCTTTCGATTTGCTTTTACAACGAAAACAACCCGATACGCAGTTGTTTTCCATGACTGTATAA
- a CDS encoding universal stress protein: protein MKKIIVPVDFSEHSEYALHVAAKLAKKYNAEILVLHMLEMSDIMLSASDGLQYEKAAYFFKLSEQKFETFLEKDYLKGVKVTPIIKHFKVFSEVNDVAQKNDADLIVMGSHGSSGVKEFFVGSNTERVVRNADIPVLVVKNRLEDINFETVVFACDFSEESIKPYINAIKMFNKMNSKVYMVYVNLPNERFKTSAEIEKSVVNFFAKADRNLDRMSEVHYVSDYTVEAGIINFASKVGADIIAIPTHGKKGLAHFLEGSIGEDVANHAEFPVITFKI from the coding sequence ATGAAAAAAATTATTGTACCAGTAGATTTTTCTGAACATTCAGAATATGCATTACATGTTGCAGCAAAACTTGCAAAAAAATACAACGCCGAGATATTGGTACTGCACATGTTGGAAATGTCCGATATTATGCTATCTGCATCTGATGGTCTTCAATATGAAAAGGCAGCTTATTTTTTCAAGCTATCTGAACAAAAGTTTGAAACCTTTTTAGAGAAAGACTATTTAAAAGGTGTGAAAGTAACACCAATAATCAAGCATTTTAAGGTTTTTAGTGAGGTTAATGATGTGGCTCAAAAAAATGATGCCGACCTTATTGTTATGGGGTCTCATGGCTCTAGTGGTGTTAAGGAATTTTTTGTTGGTTCCAATACAGAACGTGTCGTTAGAAATGCCGATATTCCTGTATTGGTTGTAAAAAACAGGTTAGAAGATATTAATTTTGAAACAGTGGTTTTTGCTTGCGATTTTTCAGAAGAATCCATAAAACCGTATATCAATGCTATTAAAATGTTCAATAAAATGAACTCTAAAGTATATATGGTTTACGTGAATTTACCCAACGAACGTTTTAAAACTTCTGCGGAAATTGAAAAAAGTGTGGTTAATTTTTTCGCCAAAGCCGATAGAAACCTAGATAGAATGAGCGAAGTGCATTATGTGTCTGATTATACTGTTGAAGCTGGCATTATAAACTTTGCATCAAAAGTAGGAGCTGATATTATAGCCATACCTACACATGGTAAAAAAGGATTGGCACATTTTTTAGAAGGCAGTATAGGTGAAGATGTTGCAAACCATGCTGAATTCCCTGTAATAACCTTTAAGATTTAG
- a CDS encoding sulfite exporter TauE/SafE family protein yields the protein MLISAFVLGLLGSFHCVGMCGPIAFMLPVDRTNAYKKLSQITIYHFGRLLAYSIIGLVFGLVGKSFYLFGFQQQLSIAIGILMIVFVIIPQHTFNKYRVSKPIYKLISKVKSALGSALKKKTADTFLTIGFLNGFLPCGLVYMAVFAAIASGNALSGSLYMAIFGLGTIPLMTTAIYFSHFLKGNIRQKIQKAIPVFVVLIGILFILRGLGLGIPYISPAPIGDMVSSQINCH from the coding sequence ATGCTTATTTCAGCTTTTGTTTTAGGTTTACTAGGAAGTTTTCATTGTGTTGGCATGTGCGGACCTATTGCTTTCATGCTTCCCGTAGACAGAACAAATGCTTATAAAAAACTATCTCAAATAACTATTTATCACTTTGGCAGATTATTGGCTTACAGTATTATAGGCTTGGTTTTCGGACTTGTTGGCAAAAGCTTTTACCTATTTGGTTTTCAGCAACAATTATCGATTGCCATTGGTATTTTAATGATTGTTTTTGTTATAATTCCACAACATACTTTTAACAAATACCGTGTTTCTAAACCCATCTACAAACTTATAAGTAAAGTTAAATCAGCCTTAGGCAGCGCCTTAAAGAAAAAAACAGCAGACACCTTTTTAACGATTGGTTTTCTTAATGGCTTTTTACCTTGTGGGTTGGTTTATATGGCAGTATTTGCTGCTATCGCCAGTGGTAATGCTTTAAGTGGTAGTTTGTATATGGCCATTTTTGGACTGGGAACTATCCCGTTAATGACGACAGCTATTTATTTCAGTCATTTTTTAAAGGGAAATATACGACAAAAAATACAAAAAGCCATTCCTGTTTTTGTGGTACTTATTGGTATTCTGTTTATACTCCGGGGCTTAGGCTTAGGTATTCCTTACATCTCGCCTGCTCCTATTGGTGATATGGTCTCAAGCCAAATAAATTGCCATTAA
- a CDS encoding PASTA domain-containing protein, which translates to MSVIKFLTSKVFFKQLLLAMGAIVVLSFIILRWLSYTTNHGKFETVPDLKGKSLSVAAIELDENNLEMQVQDSANYNPDYPKFSVIDQAPAAGAKVKEDRKIYITVNPSGYRKITVPDLKERTFRQAKPTLEAVGFKVGKLTYVDNIAKDLVLEMTYKGEKIKPGDKLSKTTAIDLVIGNGNRPSSGMSGDEGEPSNESGDSIPSEGLN; encoded by the coding sequence ATGAGCGTTATTAAATTTCTAACCAGTAAAGTGTTTTTCAAACAATTATTATTAGCAATGGGAGCCATAGTGGTGTTAAGTTTTATCATTTTACGATGGCTAAGCTATACAACAAACCATGGTAAATTTGAAACCGTGCCCGATTTAAAAGGTAAATCTTTAAGTGTTGCAGCGATAGAATTAGACGAGAATAATTTAGAAATGCAAGTTCAGGATTCGGCTAATTACAACCCCGATTATCCGAAATTTTCTGTTATAGACCAAGCGCCTGCTGCAGGTGCCAAAGTAAAAGAAGACCGCAAAATATATATTACTGTAAACCCTTCTGGATACCGAAAAATTACAGTTCCAGATTTAAAAGAGCGCACCTTTAGACAAGCAAAACCAACTTTAGAAGCAGTAGGTTTTAAAGTAGGAAAGCTTACTTATGTTGATAATATTGCTAAAGACTTGGTTTTAGAAATGACATATAAAGGCGAAAAAATAAAACCTGGGGATAAGTTATCAAAAACAACTGCGATAGATTTGGTTATTGGGAATGGTAATAGACCATCTTCGGGAATGTCTGGTGATGAGGGGGAACCTTCAAATGAATCTGGCGATAGTATCCCTTCGGAAGGTTTAAATTAA
- a CDS encoding superoxide dismutase family protein: MKNLSILLISLSLSIISCKNEKKNTETTEDETIESQVVEPKSITVELSAKSESNVSGTVVFTDKNGTVSMLATASGLEPGSHAIHIHESSDCSSPDGKSAGGHWNPTNQPHGKWGAETGYHKGDIGNFTADENGNASISISTDEWCIGCGDETKDIIGKGIIVHAGVDDFTTQPTGDAGGRVSCGGIIE, translated from the coding sequence ATGAAAAATTTAAGTATACTATTAATCTCTTTATCCCTAAGCATCATTTCTTGTAAAAACGAGAAAAAAAATACTGAAACCACTGAAGATGAAACTATTGAAAGCCAAGTAGTAGAACCTAAAAGTATTACTGTAGAATTATCGGCTAAAAGCGAAAGTAACGTTAGCGGAACCGTTGTTTTTACTGATAAAAATGGTACTGTAAGCATGTTGGCTACCGCAAGCGGATTAGAACCTGGCTCACATGCTATACATATACACGAATCGTCAGACTGTTCGTCACCCGACGGAAAATCTGCAGGAGGCCATTGGAACCCAACAAACCAACCACATGGAAAATGGGGTGCTGAAACAGGTTACCATAAAGGCGATATTGGAAATTTTACTGCCGATGAAAACGGTAATGCCAGTATTTCTATTTCAACAGATGAATGGTGCATTGGTTGTGGCGATGAAACCAAAGACATTATTGGCAAAGGCATTATTGTACATGCCGGCGTTGACGACTTTACAACTCAACCAACTGGTGATGCTGGTGGGCGTGTAAGCTGCGGTGGCATCATTGAATAA
- the ccoG gene encoding cytochrome c oxidase accessory protein CcoG codes for METPENEVFRDSISTVTNEGKRAWVFPKKPSGKFYTYRKWVSYILLVFLLTAPFLKINGNQFLMFNVLERRFNIFGFPFWPQDFHLFVISMIIGVVFITLFTVVFGRIFCGWICPQTIFMEMVFRRIEYWIEGDRGKQIRLSKQSWNAEKIRKKGLKLIIFLFISFLIANVFLAYLIGSDKLISYITDNPLNHISTLISLLIFTAVFYFVFAWFREQVCVIACPYGRLQGVLLDNKSIVVAYDHKRGEGEKGRKKIRKNEDRHALGYGDCIDCFQCVHVCPTGIDIRNGTQLECVNCTACIDECDSIMDSVNLPKGLIRYASEDNIEKKTPFKLTARMKGYMAVLTILVGLLIGMLFLRNDVEATVLRLPGQLFEHKENNIISNVFTYKLINKTTNDIEDVSFKLLSHKGTLKLVATSNSFTVPKSGIAKGTLFVEINNAVLTGDRNKIKIGVYQGDTLIETTTANFLGPRSYR; via the coding sequence TTGGAAACACCAGAAAACGAAGTATTTAGAGATTCCATTAGTACCGTAACCAATGAGGGTAAGCGTGCTTGGGTATTTCCTAAAAAACCTAGTGGAAAGTTCTATACATACAGAAAATGGGTCAGTTATATCCTGCTGGTATTTTTACTAACGGCTCCATTTTTAAAAATAAATGGCAACCAATTTTTAATGTTCAATGTTTTAGAACGCCGTTTTAATATTTTCGGGTTTCCATTTTGGCCACAAGATTTCCACCTGTTTGTAATTTCAATGATCATTGGTGTGGTATTTATTACGCTATTTACGGTTGTCTTTGGACGCATTTTTTGCGGTTGGATTTGTCCGCAAACCATTTTTATGGAAATGGTGTTCAGACGTATAGAATATTGGATTGAAGGCGACAGAGGCAAACAAATACGTTTATCCAAACAATCTTGGAATGCCGAAAAAATAAGAAAAAAAGGGTTGAAACTGATTATTTTCCTATTCATTTCCTTCCTAATCGCAAATGTGTTTTTAGCGTATTTAATAGGCAGTGATAAACTAATAAGTTATATAACCGATAATCCTCTTAACCATATAAGCACCCTCATATCCTTACTCATTTTTACGGCTGTATTTTATTTTGTCTTTGCGTGGTTTAGAGAACAGGTTTGCGTTATTGCCTGTCCTTATGGTAGGTTACAAGGCGTATTGTTAGATAACAAATCGATTGTGGTGGCTTACGACCACAAACGTGGAGAAGGTGAAAAAGGCAGAAAGAAAATCAGGAAAAATGAAGATAGACATGCTTTGGGATATGGAGATTGTATAGACTGTTTTCAATGTGTGCATGTATGTCCAACAGGTATTGATATTAGAAACGGCACCCAATTAGAATGTGTGAATTGTACCGCTTGTATTGACGAATGTGATAGCATCATGGACAGTGTTAACTTACCTAAAGGTTTGATAAGATACGCCAGTGAAGATAATATCGAGAAAAAAACACCCTTTAAACTCACAGCAAGAATGAAGGGTTATATGGCCGTCCTCACTATTTTAGTTGGCTTGCTAATAGGGATGCTATTTTTAAGGAATGATGTAGAAGCCACTGTTTTAAGATTACCAGGACAGCTATTTGAACATAAAGAAAACAACATTATCAGTAATGTGTTTACTTATAAGCTGATAAATAAAACGACGAATGATATTGAAGACGTGAGCTTTAAATTATTGTCCCATAAAGGCACCTTAAAGTTGGTGGCAACTAGCAATAGTTTTACGGTTCCTAAGTCTGGTATTGCCAAAGGAACCTTGTTTGTTGAAATTAATAATGCGGTTTTAACTGGCGATAGGAACAAAATAAAAATTGGCGTTTATCAAGGCGACACATTAATTGAAACCACAACGGCTAATTTTTTAGGACCTAGGAGTTATAGGTAG
- a CDS encoding FixH family protein codes for MKINWGTGIVLAFIGFISFIMYFIITLNVNDKYNHDLVTEDYYAEELSYQNDIDKLNNAKNLDKNISYERTDKGLLIVFPKNIDFSKISGNVFLYRPSNKQLDFDTTISLSKPYLLIPDKRLVGGRWNIKVDWQYNNELYLYKEIINY; via the coding sequence ATGAAAATAAATTGGGGAACAGGTATTGTATTGGCTTTTATAGGCTTTATAAGCTTTATTATGTATTTTATTATCACTTTGAATGTGAATGATAAGTACAACCACGACTTGGTTACCGAAGATTATTATGCCGAGGAACTAAGCTACCAAAACGATATTGATAAATTAAACAATGCCAAAAATTTGGATAAAAATATAAGTTACGAACGCACTGATAAAGGTTTACTTATTGTGTTTCCTAAAAATATAGATTTTAGTAAAATTTCAGGAAATGTGTTCCTATATAGACCATCTAACAAACAATTAGACTTTGATACTACTATATCACTGTCTAAACCTTATTTGCTCATACCTGACAAACGTTTGGTAGGTGGTCGTTGGAACATTAAAGTGGATTGGCAATACAACAACGAATTGTATTTGTACAAAGAAATAATAAATTATTAA
- a CDS encoding IS110 family RNA-guided transposase produces the protein MKKIRKNAGGIDIGAKKIFIGLEDKEVRSFDTFTSDLEQAVSYLEENNVTSVAMEATGVYWVILYDILKARGIDVWLVDGRSTKQVPGRKTDVKDCQWIQQLHSYGLLNRCFVADELVHELRSYQRLREDHIRSAAMHINHMQKALTLMNVRLKEVLDQVHGVSGLKIIRAILKGERDPGVLVKLCHGSVLKTKKELILKSLKGHYNEAGLFALGQAVVCYDFYQQQIAGCDLKMEEVLKKMGANRPKVSNKATPRKNVRHHKPNIEGMDRYLLQIFEGKDATVLPGITDYNWMQLLSEIGTDLHKWKTEKHFTSWLGLAPKQHHSGKMKKNYKAKGQPKAGLIFKQAATSLLNSKKIALGAFGRKIRAKKGASPAIKAMARKLAELYWKLFVKGLSYVEKGIKDYEEKILFNKQKNIMKMARELGLSISYKTAV, from the coding sequence ATGAAAAAAATCAGGAAAAACGCAGGAGGGATCGATATCGGAGCCAAAAAAATCTTCATAGGTCTTGAAGATAAGGAGGTTCGCAGTTTTGATACCTTCACATCAGATCTGGAACAGGCGGTATCTTACTTAGAGGAAAACAATGTAACCTCAGTGGCCATGGAAGCCACGGGAGTGTATTGGGTCATCCTCTATGATATATTGAAGGCAAGAGGCATCGATGTATGGTTGGTGGATGGCAGGAGCACAAAACAAGTTCCAGGCAGAAAGACCGATGTAAAGGACTGTCAATGGATACAGCAATTGCACAGCTATGGTTTGTTGAACCGTTGTTTTGTTGCAGATGAACTGGTACATGAACTAAGGAGCTATCAACGCCTGCGCGAAGATCACATCCGTAGTGCTGCTATGCATATTAACCATATGCAAAAAGCACTGACCCTGATGAACGTTCGGCTAAAAGAAGTTCTGGACCAAGTTCACGGGGTAAGTGGATTGAAAATAATCAGGGCGATCTTAAAGGGCGAAAGGGATCCCGGGGTTTTGGTAAAGCTATGCCATGGGAGTGTGTTGAAAACAAAAAAGGAACTGATCCTTAAATCCTTGAAAGGGCACTACAATGAAGCAGGGCTATTTGCTTTGGGCCAAGCAGTGGTGTGCTATGATTTTTATCAACAACAAATTGCCGGTTGTGATCTGAAAATGGAAGAAGTCCTTAAAAAGATGGGGGCAAACCGGCCTAAAGTATCAAATAAGGCAACTCCACGAAAAAACGTGAGGCACCACAAACCAAATATAGAAGGAATGGACCGTTATCTATTGCAAATATTTGAAGGCAAAGATGCTACGGTCCTACCCGGTATAACAGATTATAATTGGATGCAGCTCCTATCGGAAATAGGGACTGATTTACATAAATGGAAAACAGAAAAGCATTTTACTTCCTGGTTGGGACTGGCGCCAAAACAGCACCATTCGGGCAAGATGAAAAAAAACTATAAGGCTAAAGGACAACCAAAGGCCGGCCTGATATTTAAGCAAGCGGCCACGAGCCTGCTCAACAGCAAGAAAATTGCATTGGGTGCTTTTGGCAGAAAGATAAGGGCAAAGAAAGGGGCATCACCGGCAATAAAGGCAATGGCAAGAAAACTGGCAGAGCTCTATTGGAAGCTATTTGTTAAAGGACTGTCATATGTAGAGAAGGGAATCAAAGATTATGAGGAGAAGATCTTGTTTAATAAACAAAAGAACATTATGAAAATGGCAAGAGAACTTGGTTTGTCAATTAGCTATAAAACAGCGGTTTAG